The sequence below is a genomic window from Patescibacteria group bacterium.
ATGGCTAATTGATAGATTTGTTCTTGGGTCATAAATTTCATTTAATCATTTCAAACGCTTAAAGACATAAACATTTTAACAAATTCTTGAAGTCTTGGCAAGGGAAGAGCTTTTGTTATAATATATTATACAAAGCGCGTGTAGCTCATCGGTAGAGCAACTGCCTTATAAGCAGTGGGTAGATGGTTCGACTCCATCCACGCGCACCACAATGGAAATTTGAGTGTTGAAATTTGAAATTTCTCCTTATGGGTCATATTTTCTTAGGGATAATTTTTTGTGTTATTGGGACAATGGTGACTATGAAATCAGAATGGTTTTTTCGTGAGTTTGGTCGTATTGAATGGGCAGAAAAACATTTAGGTATGGAGGGAGGAAGCAGACTTTTTTACAAGCTCTTAGGCATTCTAATTATTTTTATTGGCTTTTTTGTTATCGCTGGTCTTCATCTTTCCTTTTTTCGTTGGCTAGCCAAAACGTTATTTAGCAGTCTAGCTCAATAAATATGATTTATGATCTTATTATCATCGGGGCGGGACCGGCTGGTTTAACAGCCGCTCTATATGCCTCACGTTATCGAATTAAAACTTTAGTCATTGGTCGACCTTTTGAGAGTAGATTAACCGAAGGATATTTAATTGAAAATTACCCCGGTTTTCCGTCAATTAGTGGCCTTCAATTAATCGAAAAATTTGTTAAACAGGTAAAAAGTTATAATACAGAAATTTTAGAAGAAAATGTTGTAGAAATTAATAAAGAAAATATAACTTTCAAGGTTCAGACAGAACAAAAGAAAATTTTTCAAGCTAAATCTTTGATTATCGCTTCTGGGACAGAAAAAAGAAGGCTTTCGATTGCGGGAGAAAAAGAATTTCTGGGTAAAGGTGTTTCTTATTGTGCTACCTGTGATGCACCTTTATTTAAAGAAAAAATTGTCGCCGTCATTGGTGGTTCAAATTCGGCTTTAATGGCTGCCGAACTTTTATCAAAATATGCTCAAAAAGTTTATCTGATTTATCGTCAAAAATCATTCCGGGCGGAACCTATCTGGCAAGAAAGAATAAAAAGGGAGAAAAAAATTATTCCCCTTTTTGAAACTAACCCTGTCAAAATTGAGGGGAAAAAATTTCTTGAGAAAATTATTTTAGATAAAGAATATCAGGGTCAAAAAGAATTAAAAGTAGATGGTTTAATTATTGAAATTGGTTCAGAACCAGTTTCAAAATTGGTCAAAAATTTAGGCGTTGAATTAGACGAACAAGGTCTCATCAAAATAAATACTGACGGCTCAACTAATATTGAAGGAGTCTTTGCCGCCGGCGATATCACAACTGGCTCAAATAAATTTCGGCAAATCGTGACCGCCTGTGCGGAAGGAGCAATTGCCGCCTTAGGAGTTTATAACTATCTTAGAAAAATATGACTTTCTTAGAAAGCACCGTCAACCAGTTTAGAAAAATTGCTAAAATTTTAAATTTATCAGAGAAGGTCAAAAAAAGAATCCTCGAACCGGAAAACGTTTTATCTTTTGAAATAAAATTAAAGAAAAATAGTCGTGAAATAAACTTACCAGCTTGGCGGGTTCAACATAATTCTTTACTTGGTCCTTACAAGGGCGGCATTCGCTTTCATCCTGAAGCAAGTTTAGAAGAAGTTAAGGCGTTGGCTATGTTAATGACTTTTAAGTGTGCTTTAATGAATTTACCTTTCGGTGGTGGTAAGGGAGCAGTAAGAGTTAATCCAAAAGAACTCTCAGAAAAAGAATTAGAAAAAATCTCTCGAGAATATGTGAGAATAATTACCCACAACATTGGTGAGAATAAAGATGTGCCGGCGCCGGATATGGGAACCGATGAAAAAATAATGGCATGGATGCTTGATGAGTACGAAAAAACAATCGGTAGAAAATCGCCAGCCACCTTTACTGGTAAACCAGTTGAAAAGGGTGGTATCGTTTTAAGAAAAGAAGCAACGGGTTTTGGTGGTGGAATAATAACTGAAGAAATTATCAAAAAATTAAATTTATCGCCAACAAAAACAACAGTCGCCGTTCAAGGTTTTGGTAATGTCGGCGTTTATACGTCCCTTTATCTTTTTGAAAGAGGGTTCAAAATTATTGCTCTTGCTGATTCTTTAAGTGGTATTTTTGATCCCGCGGGTATTGACGTTAGAGAAGCTGTTGAATATAAAAAGGCTTTTAAATATTTAAGAGGTTTTCCGGGTAGTCAAGAAATTAATCGTCAAGACTTTCTCTCTTTAGAAACTGACATTCTAATTCCCGCTGCCACCGAGGACGTAATTACAAAAAATAATGCGCAAAAAATTAAAGCCAAAATTATTATTGAATTAGCTAATGGTCCAACAACTGAAGCCGGAGAAAAAATTTTGTTAAAAAAGAAAAAAATTATTCTGCCCGATATTTTAGCCAACGCCGGCGGAGTGACTGTTTCTTATTTTGAATGGCGGCAAAATAAAGAAAATAAAATTTGGTCAAAAGAAATGGTGTTTCAAGAATTAAGTAAAAAAATGAAAAATATCTTTGATGAAGTTTGGCAAATTTCACAAAAAGAAAAAAATGATTTAAGAACAACAGCCTATCTTTTAGCTATTAAAAGATTAGTAGAAAATTATGAACGGTGAACCAAAAAAACATCAACCCGTTATTATTTTGATGAATAAAATGCAAGTTAAAATTCAGGTTGGCGAAATTATCCATCCAATGATTGAAGGTCATTATATCACCTGGATTGAATTAGAAAAAAACGGTTCCATTATCAATCATAAAGAGACAAAACCGGGCGAGACGCCAATTGTTGTTTTCAATTGTCCTTGGCGGGCCAATGATCTACTTATCGCTCGTACTCATTGTAATCTCCACGGTCAATGGGAAGCAAATTTAAGAGTGCCGTATTAATCAAAAATAAAAAAGTGAGGTGGTTATAATTTCTTTTATAACCACCTTTAAATATAAAATTCAAAATGATCCAAGTTCTTCACCCGCTGTCGGAAAAGTCTCGTAAGTATTTCACCGGGGGTCGAATTGTCTAAAATCATCCAAAAGAATAACACGAGCTCTTGGTGACCAATAATTATAACTTGCGTTTCTTGATTAGGATTAATAACCAATTTTTTTATTTTTTGTATTCCTTGTTCCACGCGCTTTCGAAATTTCATAGGTGGCTCTGTAAAAACAGGTAAACCTAACAACCACAAGAATAAAGAAAGGTTAGTAAAAATTTTGGATCGATGCAAAAGGTCAAAAAGACGACCTCCGAAAAGAGTAGGAAGTTTTTTTGTCTGAAGAGGCCCAAATTCCGGAAACAGCTCAACAGAAAACATAAATGGTAGGTTCTCTTTTAGGTCTTCAACTAACCCGTGCGTTCTGGCTATTGGACTGTTATCAAAATAATCTGCGGTCGTAATAAACAGAACTGGTCGGTTCTGATCAATTAGAGAAATAATTTTCCGCCGAAACCCTT
It includes:
- a CDS encoding FAD-dependent oxidoreductase, which gives rise to MIYDLIIIGAGPAGLTAALYASRYRIKTLVIGRPFESRLTEGYLIENYPGFPSISGLQLIEKFVKQVKSYNTEILEENVVEINKENITFKVQTEQKKIFQAKSLIIASGTEKRRLSIAGEKEFLGKGVSYCATCDAPLFKEKIVAVIGGSNSALMAAELLSKYAQKVYLIYRQKSFRAEPIWQERIKREKKIIPLFETNPVKIEGKKFLEKIILDKEYQGQKELKVDGLIIEIGSEPVSKLVKNLGVELDEQGLIKINTDGSTNIEGVFAAGDITTGSNKFRQIVTACAEGAIAALGVYNYLRKI
- a CDS encoding class II SORL domain-containing protein, which produces MNGEPKKHQPVIILMNKMQVKIQVGEIIHPMIEGHYITWIELEKNGSIINHKETKPGETPIVVFNCPWRANDLLIARTHCNLHGQWEANLRVPY
- a CDS encoding Glu/Leu/Phe/Val dehydrogenase, encoding MTFLESTVNQFRKIAKILNLSEKVKKRILEPENVLSFEIKLKKNSREINLPAWRVQHNSLLGPYKGGIRFHPEASLEEVKALAMLMTFKCALMNLPFGGGKGAVRVNPKELSEKELEKISREYVRIITHNIGENKDVPAPDMGTDEKIMAWMLDEYEKTIGRKSPATFTGKPVEKGGIVLRKEATGFGGGIITEEIIKKLNLSPTKTTVAVQGFGNVGVYTSLYLFERGFKIIALADSLSGIFDPAGIDVREAVEYKKAFKYLRGFPGSQEINRQDFLSLETDILIPAATEDVITKNNAQKIKAKIIIELANGPTTEAGEKILLKKKKIILPDILANAGGVTVSYFEWRQNKENKIWSKEMVFQELSKKMKNIFDEVWQISQKEKNDLRTTAYLLAIKRLVENYER